Below is a genomic region from Pseudarthrobacter sulfonivorans.
GACCGCAGGACTGAATTCCACACCAACGAACCTGCTGCGAGGCGGGAGGCGGCACTCACTGTGCTGGCGGCCCCCGGGACAACGCGGGGCGTGGCACTGGTCCTGCACGGGGGCAAAGCACACAGCTATGAGCCCGTGGAGGCCCACCACCTGAGCCCGCTGCGCATGGTCACGTTCGCCCGTCACCTGCACCGTGCCGGGAAGGACCACGGGCTGGCGGTGTGGTCCCTGCGGAACAGCGTGCGTGGCTGGAACGGGCCGGACAGGTCCGCACTGCAGGATGCCCGCTGGGCCCTCCAGCAAATCAGTGCGCAGCACCCTGGGGTTCCCGTGTATCTGGTGGGGCACTCAATGGGCGGCCTCACCGCTGTGACCGCCGCGGACCATCCGCAGGTGGACGCCGTGGTGGCGCTGGCCCCGTGGCTCGGCCCGGAGACACCCGCCACCCCGCTCGCCGGACGCAAGGTCCTGATTGTCCACGGCACGGGAGACCATATGACCAGCCCGTCCCAGTCCTTGGCGTTTGCGCGCCGAGCCACCGGGACAGCAGCCTCCATGCAGTATGTTTCGCTGCACGGTGCCGGGCATTTTATGGTGCGCCGCGGCCGGCTGTGGCACACGCTGGCCACCGGTTTTGTGATGAAGGCTTTCGCCGAGCGCACGCGGTTCACACACCAGGCCTCGAACAAGCTGGCTGAGCTGGTGCCCGGGTCCGCCGCTGAGGTGGCCCTGTGAGCCCTTTTCCCTGGCCGGCGTTCGCGGCGTCGTTGCCCTGGACAGCACTGGCAGTCCTGGCGGTCCTGGCTCTGACGTTTGGTGTGGCCGTGCGGCAGGGCCGGCACTCGGTGATGGACGTCGTGTGGGGCCCCGGCTTCGTCGCGGTGGCCGTAGTGTCCTGGTTCCTGTCGGCCGGATCGGGCGATGACACCCGCCGCGCCTTGTTGCTTCTGTTGACGGCGGTCTGGGGGCTGCGGCTGGGCGGCCATATTGGCTGGCGGGCGCGCGACGGACATGAAGACCCGCGTTACAAGGCCCTGCTGGACCCGGCGCCCGGATCCAGGAACGCGTTTGCGCTCCGCCGTGTCTACCTGCCGCAGGGCGTGGTGATGTTTTTTGTGTCCCTGACGCTGCAGGTGGGGATGTTCGCCACCGGACCTGTGGGGTGGGTGGCCGGGCTCGGCGTCCTGCTGTGGGTGACGGGGTTTGTGTTCGAGACCGTGGGCGACTGGCAGCTGGCCCGGTTCAAGAAGGATCCGTCCCGCCGCGGCACGGTGTTGGATACCGGTTTGTGGCGGTATACCCGGCATCCCAACTATTTCGGCGATGCGGCTATCTGGACGGGGCTGTTCCTCATTGCCGCAGACTCCTGGCCGGGCATCCTGACGGTCCTGTCTCCGGCACTGATGGTGTGGACGCTCGCCGGGAAGACCGGGAAGCCCCTGACGGAAAAGG
It encodes:
- a CDS encoding alpha/beta hydrolase: MTDRRTEFHTNEPAARREAALTVLAAPGTTRGVALVLHGGKAHSYEPVEAHHLSPLRMVTFARHLHRAGKDHGLAVWSLRNSVRGWNGPDRSALQDARWALQQISAQHPGVPVYLVGHSMGGLTAVTAADHPQVDAVVALAPWLGPETPATPLAGRKVLIVHGTGDHMTSPSQSLAFARRATGTAASMQYVSLHGAGHFMVRRGRLWHTLATGFVMKAFAERTRFTHQASNKLAELVPGSAAEVAL
- a CDS encoding DUF1295 domain-containing protein, producing the protein MSPFPWPAFAASLPWTALAVLAVLALTFGVAVRQGRHSVMDVVWGPGFVAVAVVSWFLSAGSGDDTRRALLLLLTAVWGLRLGGHIGWRARDGHEDPRYKALLDPAPGSRNAFALRRVYLPQGVVMFFVSLTLQVGMFATGPVGWVAGLGVLLWVTGFVFETVGDWQLARFKKDPSRRGTVLDTGLWRYTRHPNYFGDAAIWTGLFLIAADSWPGILTVLSPALMVWTLAGKTGKPLTEKAMSGRPGYREYVEATSGFIPWPPKRR